The genomic window CCCATCCACGGTAGAATCACCCCCTTATCGAACCCCCAAGCCGCATATGAGCCACTACGAAGGCGATCTTCGCACTCCCGAGTCGGCGCGCTTCGCCATCCTGGCCAGCCGCTGGAACGCCCGCATCACCGACGTGCTGGTCGCTGGCGCCCGCCAGAGCCTGGCCGGCAACGGCATTGCCGAAGCCAACATCGACGTGATCCGCGTGCCGGGTGCCTGGGAGCTGCCGCTGGTCGCCGCGCGCCTGGCTGCGGCCCATGAACACGCTGCCATCCTCACCCTCGGCTGCGTGATCCGCGGCGATACCCGCCACTACGAACACGTGGCCGACCGCTGCGCCGAAGGCCTGATGCGCGTGCAGCTGGACTTCGGCGTGCCGGTGCTGAACGGCGTGCTGGCGGTGGAACGGGTGGAGGATGCCGAGGCACGTGCCGGCGGCAGCCACGGCAACAAAGGCGAGGAAGTCGCACTCGCCGCACTGGAAATGGTCAACCTGCTGGAGCAACTGCCATGAACAAGAACACCCAGGGCAAGCCCTCCGGTAAACCCGTCCGCCGCGATGGCGTCGATCCGGTGCTGCGCTCGCGCGCGCGCCGCCGTGCCGTGCAGGCCATCTACGCCTGGCAGATCTCCGGCGGCAACGCGCAGTCGCTGATCGCCCAGTTCGCCCATGAGCAGGCCCGCGAAATCGCCGATCTGGCCTACTTCGAAGCCCTGATGCACGGCGTGCTGGACAACCGCCGCGACATCGATGAAGCCTTCGCGCCGTACCTGGACCGTGGCATCGACGAAGTGGATGCGATTGAACGCGCGGTGCTGCGCCTGGCCGGCTACGAGCTGCGCTACCGCCTGGACGTGCCGTACCGCGTGGTGATCAACGAAGCCATCGAATCGGCCAAGCGCTTCGGTTCCGAGCACGGCCACACCTACGTCAACGGCGTACTGGACCGTGCCGCCGTGGAATGGCGCAAGGTCGAATCGGGTCACTGACCCGGTTCCTGTAGAGCCGAGCCATGCTCGGCTTGCCGTGCAGCGCACGGTTGCGTCCGGTAGTGCGGCGCGCGATTAAACTGCAGCCGGGCATGGCTCGGCTCTACATGACAGCAGACCGCCCCATGTCCCTGGCCGAATTCGCCCTCATCGACCGCATCCGCGCCCGCACCGCCGAGCGCGATGACATCCTGCTCGGCATTGGCGACGACGCCGCGCTGCTGCAGCCGCGTGCCAACGAGCAACTGGTGGTCACCGCCGATACGCTCAACAGCGGCGTGCATTTTCCGCATGAAACCGCTGCCTTCGACATCGGCTGGAAAACCCTGGCGGTCAACCTGTCCGATCTGGCCGCGATGGGCGCGCGCCCGGCCTGGTGCACGCTGGCGCTGTCGCTGCCCGAATCGAGCGAAGACTGGATCGAAGCCTTCGCCGATGGCTTCTTCGCACTGGCCGACCAGCACGACATCGCCTTGATCGGCGGCGACACCACGCGCGGCCCGCTGTCGCTGTCGGTCACCGCGATGGGCCAGGTCGCCCGCGGCCAGGCGCTGCGCCGCGAACGTGCGCAGGTGGGTGATGACATCTGGGTCAGTGGCACGCTCGGCGACGCCGCCGGTGCGCTGCGCCTGTGGCAGCAGAACGCGTTGGATGTGGGCACGGCAACCCTGCTGGCCGACTACGAACACCTGCGCCTGCGCCTGTTGCGACCGACGCCGCGGGTGACGCTGGGCCTGCGTCTGCGCGCGTTCGCGCATGCGGCGGTGGATGTGTCCGATGGCCTGCTGGCCGACCTCGGCCATATCGCTGCACGCAGTGGCGTCGGTGCCGAAGTGGATGCCGACCTGTTGCCGATATCGCCGGCCCTGCGCGCGCTGCTGGGCCGCGATGGCGCACGCGAGTGCGCGCTGCGCGGTGGCGACGATTACGAACTGTGTTTCACCGCCGCCGCCGACCAGCGCGACGCGCTGCACTATCTGGCCGAATCACTGGAACTGCCGCTGACCCGCATCGGCCGCATTGTCGAAGGGCAGGGCGTGCAGGTGGATGGCGAGGCCAGCAGCGGCGGCTACCAGCACTTCGCCTGAGCGATGACGCCGGGCAGGGCCCGGCGCTACCGTGCTGCTGAAGCATGTGGCGTGCGGGTCAACGGACGACGGTCGCCTCGGCATCGCGCGGCGTGCCGTAGTCATCCAGCCACTGGAACGTCACGGCTGACGGCAGGGTGGTACCGGCCGGCAGTGGCAGCGTCACCTGCGCGCCGGGCGCGATCATGTCCACCTCGACACTGCGGCCATCGGCCAGTGTCAGCCGGCTCAGGGTCACGTGGTAGGCGCTGGGATTGCTGACCTGCAGCGCATCGCCGACAGCCCGCCATTGCAGCTGCGCGGCGGCATCGCGCGGGCTGCCCGCCAGGCCGGCCGGACGATGGAACAGCTTCACCCGCGTGCGCACCGCGAACTGCAGCAGGTTCCTGCCGGCCGCATCGCTGGGCTTGGGCGGAATATCCAGCAGGTTGAAGTAGAACACCGACTCGCGGTCGCTCGGCAGTGGATCATCGGACGGGCGCGGCGCGTAGGTGATGCGGTAGGCCTGGCCCTGCTGCGGCTGCAGCAGCCGCGGCTCCGAAGGCGTCAGGCGGAACGGCGTGCGCACATGTTCCGGGCGTGCCTGGCTGTCGCCGGCATCGATCCATACCTGGGTCATCGCCGGGCGTTCGCCACGGTTGTTGGCCCTGACCGTCACATCGCGGCCCTTGCCCAGGTCGTGGACCACGCGGGTGCCCTGCAGGGTCACCGCGGCCGAAGCCGGCAAGGCCGCGGCCAGGCACAGCAGCGCGCCCACAGACAAGGATGCAGGAAATTTCATGGGTCACCTCGTTGCAACGGCCGGCCGGCGCCTCGCGCCGACCGGCTGCCGCTGTTTATCGGTACAGCACCACGAAATCGCCGGACGCATTGGCGGTGCCCGCGGTCGCATTCTGTGCCGGCGAGGCGTACCAGGCCGAGTAGTCCAGCTGGCCGTTGCCGCCGGCAGCGATGGTCACCCACTGGACCGGGTCCTCACCGATCTTCTGGTGGTTGCCGCTGGCGTCGTACAGCGCCACGCCCACGTTGGTCGCGATGGATGCAGCGGTCAGTGCCAGGTTGCCGGTGCTGCCATCGGGCGTGCCGCCAAAACGCACGCCGACGTCCTGCGGTGCGCCCGAGCCGGTGCAGTCCAGGCTGATGCTGAAGTTCTTCTGGCCGGCGCGGGTGCCGGCATTCACCGAGGCCAGGTCAACCTGGCCCATCGGCACCGTCACCGTGCCACCGGAGGAGGCGACACTGCAGGTAGAGGTCATCAGTTCACCGGTGATTTCAAGTTCCTCGGCGAAGGCCGAAGGTGCGGCGGCAGCAAGCAATGCCACGCCGAGCAGGCGCAGGGTAGCGGACATGGAGTTCTCTCGTTGGACAGGAAGGATCACTGCGGGCGGCGGGCGCCCGGTCAGTGCGCCGCAGTGTCCGCGCGACGGCGCAGCGGGCCAATGCAATTAGTTGCAAACAGCGCGTGACGCGCGGCAACTGCAACTAATCCGATGGGATACACCGGGCCGGGTTCCTAGACTGCGCGCTCCTTCCCGCCGTGCATCCACGTCTCATGAAACCTTCATCGCATGCACATCGCCTGCGCGCAGCGCTGGTCCTGTGCGCCCTGCTGCTGCCAGCGGCAGGGCATGCCAGTTGTACGCGGCTCAATCCGGGTGACCAGCACTTCGTGTTTTCCTGGGCGATGCCGAACATCGACCGGCCTGATGCCGGGTTTGGCCCGCTCGGCGGCAGCGGCAACATCAGCGACAGTTTCGCGTGCACCGCCGGACAGACTGCCTTCGATGTCGATCTGTCCTTCCCCGGGCTCACCTACGAGCGTGACATCGAACACAACGGGCGCACCTACCCAGCCTATAGTTTCGGCCCGCGTTCGCCGTTGATCGGGTTCTTCCACAACCTGCAGACGCCCGGCGGGGCCCAGACCAGCCAGTTGCCCGTCGCGCTGGGCCGCAACCGCAACCCTGGCATCATGCTGGCCGCCCCTGCGCCGATCACGGCCACCCTGTTGATCGTGCTGTTCGCACGCGGCGGCGCCATGCAGGGCATCCCCGACACCGACATCGGGTTCGCCACCTCCTCGGTCGAAGGCGACCCCGGGCAGAGCATGCGTCATTACGTGCGACTCGGCCTGCCGATGCGGCCAGTCACCTGCACGATCAGCGACACCCCGGTCAGCCTGGACCCGGCAGCCTTCGCCGCGCTGGCCACGCCCGGTGACAGCACCGAGGAGACGCCCTTCGAGGTGCCGTTGAACTGCCCCAGTGCCAATGTGGATGTGTTCCTGCGCGTGGACGATGCCAGTGGCAGCAACGCCGCCGACGGCGTGCTGGCCCCCACTGCCGCTTCCTCGGCATCCGGGGTGCGCATGCAGTTGCTGATGGCCGGCGCGCCGCTGGCATTGGGGCGCGAATGGAACCACGGCTATTCATCGGCCGGCGTGCAGCCGCTGCCCTTCGTCGCACGCTACCTGCGCACCAGCGATGCATTGGTGCCGGGTGACATCGGCGGCGAGGCGGTGCTCACCGCCGACTACCGATGAACCGGTGCGACGCGATGACGCCGCTTCTCTACAACACCCTGCAGTGCGGCACACGATGGCACCTCCTGTCGCTGGCCATTGCACTGTCCCTGCCTGGCCAGGCGTCGGCGCAGGCCGATGCGCGCGCCGATGAACCGCTGGAATTCAGCGATGGCTTCCTGATCGGCGGCCACGCCATCGATCTGGCGCGCTATGCGCACGGCAATCCGGTGGCACCGGGCGTGCATGGCGTCGACGTCCACATCAACGGCACGTTCGACGGCGCCCGCGATGTGCTGTTCCAGGCCGTCGACGGCCAGCACGGTGCGGTGGCCTGCGTGCCGGCCAGCCTGTTGCCGGCGTTGTCGCTGAAGCCCGCGCTGCACGATGCGCTGCTGGCCACCGCGCACGACTGCCTGGACCTGCCCGGCCACATCGACGGCGCCACGGTGCGCTTCGACAGCAGCACCCTGCAGCTGCATGTCGGCATTCCGCAGGCCGCGCAGGCACATGCGACGCGGGGTTACGTACCGGTGGCCGAGCGCGATGATGGCATCAGCGCCGCCTTCATCGATTACAGCGCCAACCATTACCGCAGCGAGGGCCGTGCCAACAGCTACCTGGGCCTGAACACCGGCCTCAACCTCGGGCCCTGGCGGCTGCGCCACCGCGCGTCGTTCAGTGATGGCCCGCAGGGGCGCCAGTACCAGGTCATCAGCAGCCATCTGCAGCGCGACATTCCCGCCTGGAACAGCCAGCTGTGGATCGGCCAGGGCAACACCGGCGGCGAGCTGTTCGAGAGCGTGGCCTTCACCGGCGCGCGCGTGGCCAGCGATGAGCGCATGCTGCCCGATTCACTGCGCGGCTACGCGCCGGTGGTGCAGGGCATTGCCGAGGGCAACGCGGTGGTGCGCATCCGCCAGAACGGCAACGTCATCCATGAAGTCACCGTGGCACCGGGTCCGTTCTCCATCGAAGACCTGTACCCGACCAACTTCGGTGGCGACCTGGAGGTCACGGTCACCGAGGCCGATGGGCGCGAGCAGCGCTTCACCGTCAACTTTTCCGCCGTGCCGCAGGCACTGCGTGCCGGCGCCTCGCGCTTCTCCGCCACCGCCGGTGAGCTGCGCGATGGGCAGGGCCGGCTGCGCGCGCTGCGTTTCGCCGAAGGCACCTATGCGCACGGCCTCAGCAACCATCTGACCCTGCTCGGTGGCGCGCAGATTGGCCAGGGCTACGGCGCCGCGCTGGCCGGTGCCGCGGTCAACACGCCGGTCGGTGCCTTCGGTGCCGATGTCACCCATTCGCGCGCACGCCTGCAGGATGGCCGGCAGGTGGCCGGCAACAGCTACCGGCTCAACTACCAGCGCTACGTGGCGCGCACCGGCACCAACTTCGGCCTGGCCGCCTACCGCTACAGCACCCGTGGCTACCTGAGCCTGGGCGATGCCGCGCGCGCGCAGCAGGACGACTGGGGCTACAGCAGCCGCACGCGGCAGCGCTACCAGCTCAACCTGTCCCAGCGCGTGGGCGCGCGCAGCACGCTGTACCTCAGTGGCGGCCATGTCAGCTACTGGGACAGTGCACGCCGCCGCAACGATTTCCAGCTGGGCTTCCAGAGCGTTGCCGGGCGCGTGAACTACGGCATTTCGGCGCTGCGCTACCGGCTTGGCAATGACCGCCAGGACACCCGCTACAGCTTCACCCTCAGCGTGCCGCTGGGGCGCAGTGCCAACGCGCCGCGCCTGAGCAGCCAGCTCAGCCACGCCGGTACCGGCCAGCAGGGACAGCTGGGCCTGAACAGAACGCTGGGCGAGGCCCGCACCGTCAACTACAGCCTGTCGGCCAGTGAGGCCAGCCAGGGCGGCGGCGCCCACAGCGCTTACGTCGGTTACCAGGGCAGCCACCTCAATGCCAACATCGGTGCCAGCCGCAGCAGCGGCCGGCGCAGCGTCAGCGCGGGCGCATCGGGCAGCGTGGTGCTGCATGGCGGCGGCCTCAACTTCGGGCAGCCGCTGGGCGAGGGCTTCGTGCTGGTGCAGGCACCGGGTGCGCAGGGCGCACGCGTGGGCAACGGCACCGACATCCGGGTGGGGCGCAATGGCTATGCACTGCTGCCGCATGTCAGCCCTTACCGTTGGAACCGCATCGATCTCGATCCTTCCGGGTTGCCGCTGGAGGTGGAACTGCTGCAGACCTCGCAGCGCGTCGCGCCCACTGCCGGCGGCATCGTGCGCGTGCCGTTCGAAGTGCGCCGCGAGCGCACGCTGTTCATTGAGGCCACCGATGCGCTGGGTCAACCGCTGGCGTTCGCCGCGCGTGTGGAAGGCGAGGACGGGCGGCCGCTGGGTGCGGTCGGGCAGGGCGGCGTGATCGCACTGCGCGGCGCGCACGATGCCGGCGCGTTGATCGTCGATCCCGACGGCGCACGGCGCTGCCGCCTGGAATACCGCATGCCCGACGCACCCGATGGCTATGGCCTGTCGTGGAGCCAGGCGCTGTGCATGCCCTTGGCGGCCCCCGTGCGTGGCCTGCAGGCCGCCGCTGCGGCCACCCCCTGATCCATCACTGCCTGCTACAGGAGATGCCCGATGAAACGCCTTGCCTTACGCACCGTTGCCTTCACTGCACTGGCTGCGCTTGCGCCGCTCGCCTTTGCCGATACCGCCACGCTGACCATCAGCGGCCGTGTGCTGCCCGGCACCTGCACGCTCTCGGCCGCCCCCATCGCGCTGGATCCGGTAAAGGCCAGTGACCTCACGCCCGGCGCGGACAGCGCCATCAAGGCCGGCGCGCTGGAATTCAGTGGCTGCGTGGGCGTCAGCAAGGCGGTGCTGTCGTTTGCCGGCACCGCCGCCGACGGTGATGCCGAGCGCTGGAAGAACACCGCCGCCAGCGATCCGGCCAGCGGCGTGTCGATCGCCCTGCTGGCCGGCACCACCGGCAACACCTACCTGAAGGACGGCGACACCGGCATCGAGGTGCCGGTGACCGGCGCGAGCGCACGCTACGACCTGCGCGCGGCGTACTACGCGCCGGTGGGCCAGGCGCGGGTGGCGGGCGAGGTGTCCACCGAAATCGTGGTCACGGCGGACTATCAGTGAGCGTGCGCCGCGCACCCCGGTAGCGCCGGGCCCTGCCCGGCGACCATCAACACCGGCGGATCAGGCCGCGTCCACCTGCGTATCGACGTACTCAGAGAGCCCCCGGCACGCCAGCAACAGGCCCTCACGCGCGTCATCCCCGACATGCTGGTCGATGTCGCCATCCACGCGCACGCGCTCGGTCGCGTGCAGCAGTTGCAGCAGGAAACCCAGCCCGGCGTTGGCGCGATGCAGGCGCGACAACGCCACGCATTGCCCCGGCGTGCGCCCGGTGCGCTGCAGCGGCTGGCCATCGGCGCCCTCGCTGTTGCGGATACGCTGCAGGCAGCTCAACAAGGTGATGCCAGTGTCGCCGTGGCTGGCGGCAAGCGTGGTTTCCAGTGGCTCGGCGATCGCATCGGGCAGCTGGTTGGCAGCCTCGCCCAGGGTGGCGAACAGGAACGGATAGCGGGAACGGGTCATGGCGGCGTCCTATGCATGCGGCGAAGGCGCCACCCCGCTTTACGGCGGGGGTGGCAGGCGGTGCGTGGTTGCAATACCGGGGGTTGGTGTTGATTTGCCGGCGGGCGCAAGGCCCCCACGCACCGCCCGCCAAAGAGGCACGGACGGATTGCCTGCCGGCGCCACCCAACAAGTAATGAGCGACGCCGGCAGACAAGCGTAAACAACAAACCAACCCACGGGATTGCAAGCCCGTGCCACCCGTTGTCGGTGGCGCCACATGATTCGCCGCTCATCCCCTTGCTGCCAATCAGAAAGGTTTCAAATCTCGAAAAAACCGGAAACCTATTGCACGCGTTGGGCAGTCGGGCCGCACGTGCCATTCACGACATTCCATCGGTAGCGCCGGGCCATGCCCGGCGGACACGCAGACGGAAACGGCGCCGGATCACTCCGGCGCCGCGCTTTCCTCTACCTCACCACTTATACGCAACGCTCAGGTTCGCCGTGGCTTCGCGGTAGCCATGGTCGCCGCGCATCACGCCCAGACCACCCCAGGCACTCAGCCCGGAACGGAAGTCCACGCGCGCACCGGCATTCAGTTCATAGCGGTTGCGCGGCACGCTGGCCTTCAACGCTTCATCATCAAAGGCCATGCCGTTGCTGGCGCCATCGCGGTACCAGTTGGCCACCACATACGGGCTGACCGAGGCGCCGCTGGGCGAGCGGTTCTCGCCCTGCAGGCGCAGGCCCATGCGGCCCGACAGACCACTGTCGCCCAGGCTGCGCACGATAGTGCCATTGGCTTCTTCATGGCGGTCGGTGCTGGCATCGGTGTAGACCAGCTGCAGTTCCGGCTGCAGGCTCAGCGCGGTGTTGCCGACGCTGCCCAGGCCGAAACGGTAGCCGGCTTCCAGCGACGACTGCCAGATGTCCGAGTCGTAGCGTTCCTCGGCCAGGCCTTCGCCCTGCACGCGGTTGCGGAACTGGCCGCGCTGCACGCTGGCATCCACGTACATGGCCTCGTTGGCCCAGTTGCCGTACACGCCCAGCGCGCCACCTTCCACCTTGCCGCGCGCGCTGTAGCCGGTCAGCTGCGAACGCGACGTCGCACTGGATTGCGCCAGCGTACCCATCACGCCGACGCGGCCACGGCCGTCATCGAAGACACCTACGTCCGCGCCCAACTGCAGGCGCGAGCGGTCCACGCGCAGGTCGAGCTGGTCATCCACCGCACCCAGCCTGCTCTGGTTGGCATCCACGCGCGCCCAGCCGCGAATGCCGTCCGCCGCTGCGGCGCCACCTTGGCGGTCACGCCAGGTATGGCGCAGCATCTGGTCCAGTGCGAACTGGTTGGCCAGGTAGGCGCCGGCCTCCGGGCGCAGCACCGGCGGCGGGGGTTCAACCGGATCGACCGGGTCGATCGGCTCGCATTCCGGCAGGCTCGGATCCACGACGCACGGGTCGGGGCCAGCCCCGGTCTGCGAGCGCAGGTACCAGTTGCCGTTGGCATCCTTCACCAGGAAATACTCGTATTGGCCACCCACGGCACGGCCGACCAGATCGAACTGCGCATTGGACGCGCCGCCGATATCGATCAGCTCGATGCCGCGATCGGTCTTGGCACCGGCGCCGCCGGCATTGAGCACGCGCACGTTGGCCTGGCCATTGGCATCGCCGGCGATCACCAGCGTGTCGGTCAGCGAGGTGTCATCGCCCAGCACGGTATTGAACAGCAGCGTGCCGCCGTTGCCGGTGAACTCATCCACAGTGAGGGTGTTGAAGCTGCTGCCGTCGCCCAGGCCGATGGTGCCGGTGGCGCCCAGGGTGAGCGCGCCGACGTTGCTGTCGCCGGTCAGCAGCCAGGTGCTGTCGCTGCCGATGTCGGCGCTGGTGACGTTGATGAAGCGGCCGTCGATCTGCGCCTTGTTGCGCAGGATGACATCCAGCGTGCCGTTGGTAACGGTGGTGGGGTCGAAGGTCACGTTGCCTGCCAGGCGCGAGTCGTCGACGGTGAGATTGACGTCGGTGCGCCCGGCGGAAGGGCCGAACTCACTCCTGACCAACAGCAGGTTGCCATCGGCTCCCAAGAGCTTTGCGTCGTTGCGGATCGTGATGTTGTAGTCGTTGTCTTCCAGCGGCATGACCTGGATGGCGCCGCTGCGCTGGGACACCAGTGTGGAACCATCAACATTGAGCGTCACCGCGCCAGCCGGGTTGAGCTCGCCCCACAGCATCGCGCCCACGTTGGCACCGGTCACATGGGAGCCGTTGAGGATGTCCATCGTGCCGAACTGCAGGCGAACACCCAGGCCACTGTTGTACGGGGCAGGCGTGCCAGGATTGTCCTCTACGCGGATCTGCATGGCATCAAGCACGGCAAGGGGGTTGCGGCTCCCTGAGCCGAAGGGCGAGCTGCGGAGGTCGACACCAGCTGCCAGGCTCTGGGGCTTCAGATCGGCAGCGGCCACGATGATGGAACCGCCCGTCAGGCGAGCCACGGTGTCGGCACCATTCAGTCCAATGGCACCACCGCGAAAATGAGTGCCGACCGCTGTCAACGTGGCGTTGCCTGCCAGCGTCACCGCGCCAGATGTGCTCACCGACGTCACGGTGCCGCCCTGCAGTGTGATGGCCGACGTATCCTCGGCGGAGATCTCGTTCATGGCCGCCTCGCGACCGATCAACGTGGAGCCATTCTTCAACCTCCAGGTCTCCACCGGATCCCCTGCGTCCAGATCGCCCGCCAATGCGGCACCTGCCGACAGCGAGGAAAGAGCCAGCAGCAGGCCGCGGGCCAACGGCCGGAGCAACAGGGGGCGGGTGGAATGAAGGTTCATGGTCTTGTCCTTTGCAGAGAGAGAAAGGCGGGGCACTACATGAAAACCGCAGCCCCCCTCGGCCGCAGCGCTGAGGTATAGGCCTGCAGTTTGTGTAGAAAATGTGAGGACGGGTGCTGTCTGCGACTGCGCGTGTCCTGAACGGCATCAGTGTCGGCCCGCCGCAGCGCTGCTCCCATGCAATTAGTTGCAAAGCGCGCTTGACGGGCGCTTTCCGTAGGGATGCCATTAAGGCGCCAATGCGGGGCGCTGCCGCCTGCGTCATCCTGACGCAGGCGTGATTGCAATGGATTCGATAGTGGAGCGTCGGCGGTGCGGTGAGCATGTCGTCCACTTTCTGGAGACCACGCATGCGCATTGCTTCCCCTCATCGGCATCCGCTCACGATTGCACTCGCTGGCATCTTGATTCTTTCGCCGGGGGCCAGGGCCCAGCAGGTGGTGGCCGATGGGACCAGTGAAACCCCTGCCGGCGGCAGCTACTCCACCACCGGTCTCGACGAGCATGCCTTCCACGTTCTCAATGGTGGTCGCATCACCGCCGATGACCCGG from Stenotrophomonas sp. 704A1 includes these protein-coding regions:
- a CDS encoding fimbrial protein encodes the protein MSATLRLLGVALLAAAAPSAFAEELEITGELMTSTCSVASSGGTVTVPMGQVDLASVNAGTRAGQKNFSISLDCTGSGAPQDVGVRFGGTPDGSTGNLALTAASIATNVGVALYDASGNHQKIGEDPVQWVTIAAGGNGQLDYSAWYASPAQNATAGTANASGDFVVLYR
- a CDS encoding fimbrial protein, which gives rise to MKPSSHAHRLRAALVLCALLLPAAGHASCTRLNPGDQHFVFSWAMPNIDRPDAGFGPLGGSGNISDSFACTAGQTAFDVDLSFPGLTYERDIEHNGRTYPAYSFGPRSPLIGFFHNLQTPGGAQTSQLPVALGRNRNPGIMLAAPAPITATLLIVLFARGGAMQGIPDTDIGFATSSVEGDPGQSMRHYVRLGLPMRPVTCTISDTPVSLDPAAFAALATPGDSTEETPFEVPLNCPSANVDVFLRVDDASGSNAADGVLAPTAASSASGVRMQLLMAGAPLALGREWNHGYSSAGVQPLPFVARYLRTSDALVPGDIGGEAVLTADYR
- the ribH gene encoding 6,7-dimethyl-8-ribityllumazine synthase; this translates as MSHYEGDLRTPESARFAILASRWNARITDVLVAGARQSLAGNGIAEANIDVIRVPGAWELPLVAARLAAAHEHAAILTLGCVIRGDTRHYEHVADRCAEGLMRVQLDFGVPVLNGVLAVERVEDAEARAGGSHGNKGEEVALAALEMVNLLEQLP
- the thiL gene encoding thiamine-phosphate kinase, whose product is MSLAEFALIDRIRARTAERDDILLGIGDDAALLQPRANEQLVVTADTLNSGVHFPHETAAFDIGWKTLAVNLSDLAAMGARPAWCTLALSLPESSEDWIEAFADGFFALADQHDIALIGGDTTRGPLSLSVTAMGQVARGQALRRERAQVGDDIWVSGTLGDAAGALRLWQQNALDVGTATLLADYEHLRLRLLRPTPRVTLGLRLRAFAHAAVDVSDGLLADLGHIAARSGVGAEVDADLLPISPALRALLGRDGARECALRGGDDYELCFTAAADQRDALHYLAESLELPLTRIGRIVEGQGVQVDGEASSGGYQHFA
- a CDS encoding fimbrial biogenesis chaperone; the protein is MKFPASLSVGALLCLAAALPASAAVTLQGTRVVHDLGKGRDVTVRANNRGERPAMTQVWIDAGDSQARPEHVRTPFRLTPSEPRLLQPQQGQAYRITYAPRPSDDPLPSDRESVFYFNLLDIPPKPSDAAGRNLLQFAVRTRVKLFHRPAGLAGSPRDAAAQLQWRAVGDALQVSNPSAYHVTLSRLTLADGRSVEVDMIAPGAQVTLPLPAGTTLPSAVTFQWLDDYGTPRDAEATVVR
- the nusB gene encoding transcription antitermination factor NusB, encoding MNKNTQGKPSGKPVRRDGVDPVLRSRARRRAVQAIYAWQISGGNAQSLIAQFAHEQAREIADLAYFEALMHGVLDNRRDIDEAFAPYLDRGIDEVDAIERAVLRLAGYELRYRLDVPYRVVINEAIESAKRFGSEHGHTYVNGVLDRAAVEWRKVESGH
- a CDS encoding fimbria/pilus outer membrane usher protein; its protein translation is MTPLLYNTLQCGTRWHLLSLAIALSLPGQASAQADARADEPLEFSDGFLIGGHAIDLARYAHGNPVAPGVHGVDVHINGTFDGARDVLFQAVDGQHGAVACVPASLLPALSLKPALHDALLATAHDCLDLPGHIDGATVRFDSSTLQLHVGIPQAAQAHATRGYVPVAERDDGISAAFIDYSANHYRSEGRANSYLGLNTGLNLGPWRLRHRASFSDGPQGRQYQVISSHLQRDIPAWNSQLWIGQGNTGGELFESVAFTGARVASDERMLPDSLRGYAPVVQGIAEGNAVVRIRQNGNVIHEVTVAPGPFSIEDLYPTNFGGDLEVTVTEADGREQRFTVNFSAVPQALRAGASRFSATAGELRDGQGRLRALRFAEGTYAHGLSNHLTLLGGAQIGQGYGAALAGAAVNTPVGAFGADVTHSRARLQDGRQVAGNSYRLNYQRYVARTGTNFGLAAYRYSTRGYLSLGDAARAQQDDWGYSSRTRQRYQLNLSQRVGARSTLYLSGGHVSYWDSARRRNDFQLGFQSVAGRVNYGISALRYRLGNDRQDTRYSFTLSVPLGRSANAPRLSSQLSHAGTGQQGQLGLNRTLGEARTVNYSLSASEASQGGGAHSAYVGYQGSHLNANIGASRSSGRRSVSAGASGSVVLHGGGLNFGQPLGEGFVLVQAPGAQGARVGNGTDIRVGRNGYALLPHVSPYRWNRIDLDPSGLPLEVELLQTSQRVAPTAGGIVRVPFEVRRERTLFIEATDALGQPLAFAARVEGEDGRPLGAVGQGGVIALRGAHDAGALIVDPDGARRCRLEYRMPDAPDGYGLSWSQALCMPLAAPVRGLQAAAAATP
- a CDS encoding autotransporter family protein; amino-acid sequence: MNLHSTRPLLLRPLARGLLLALSSLSAGAALAGDLDAGDPVETWRLKNGSTLIGREAAMNEISAEDTSAITLQGGTVTSVSTSGAVTLAGNATLTAVGTHFRGGAIGLNGADTVARLTGGSIIVAAADLKPQSLAAGVDLRSSPFGSGSRNPLAVLDAMQIRVEDNPGTPAPYNSGLGVRLQFGTMDILNGSHVTGANVGAMLWGELNPAGAVTLNVDGSTLVSQRSGAIQVMPLEDNDYNITIRNDAKLLGADGNLLLVRSEFGPSAGRTDVNLTVDDSRLAGNVTFDPTTVTNGTLDVILRNKAQIDGRFINVTSADIGSDSTWLLTGDSNVGALTLGATGTIGLGDGSSFNTLTVDEFTGNGGTLLFNTVLGDDTSLTDTLVIAGDANGQANVRVLNAGGAGAKTDRGIELIDIGGASNAQFDLVGRAVGGQYEYFLVKDANGNWYLRSQTGAGPDPCVVDPSLPECEPIDPVDPVEPPPPVLRPEAGAYLANQFALDQMLRHTWRDRQGGAAAADGIRGWARVDANQSRLGAVDDQLDLRVDRSRLQLGADVGVFDDGRGRVGVMGTLAQSSATSRSQLTGYSARGKVEGGALGVYGNWANEAMYVDASVQRGQFRNRVQGEGLAEERYDSDIWQSSLEAGYRFGLGSVGNTALSLQPELQLVYTDASTDRHEEANGTIVRSLGDSGLSGRMGLRLQGENRSPSGASVSPYVVANWYRDGASNGMAFDDEALKASVPRNRYELNAGARVDFRSGLSAWGGLGVMRGDHGYREATANLSVAYKW
- a CDS encoding fimbrial protein, translating into MKRLALRTVAFTALAALAPLAFADTATLTISGRVLPGTCTLSAAPIALDPVKASDLTPGADSAIKAGALEFSGCVGVSKAVLSFAGTAADGDAERWKNTAASDPASGVSIALLAGTTGNTYLKDGDTGIEVPVTGASARYDLRAAYYAPVGQARVAGEVSTEIVVTADYQ